Proteins from one Podospora pseudoanserina strain CBS 124.78 chromosome 1, whole genome shotgun sequence genomic window:
- a CDS encoding hypothetical protein (EggNog:ENOG503NZKA; COG:O; BUSCO:EOG09264BIX) — MASLRPPMLRHLLSSAARTLRASHQRRWAQVHDIRLLVTTQQPLNTLEKYREKLARKAQEEGHETIDSLKAAYAEKIQKLRKEADVVVPPTPPPSPQSPLSQPNSPAQSPPPPPPRTPSKKLDSSGIKPLSSVLDLPKVSSLPEKELTAIWRFHHASKPNSLCAVIPSGTYSQLEATARQNPHFVLPVPHPDQGAEIHFVQWTWDPATNSSTVLFTQLAEYKARGEFASPHTTVTHYKDLAKDKGVVLMQGTVMEDRGVKVQDAQFLVMCLQRFYGGWDGAGGQAGMERAEERRRLLEWFGRGDERFSVEKLLEEAERMG, encoded by the coding sequence ATGGCGTCCCTCCGCCCCCCCATGCTCCGtcacctcctctccagcgcGGCCCGAACCCTCCGCGCCTCCCACCAACGCCGCTGGGCCCAAGTCCACGACATCCGCCTCCTAGTcacaacccaacaacccctcaacaccctcgaaAAATACCGCGAAAAGCTCGCCCGCAaggcccaagaagaaggccacgAGACAATCGACTCCCTCAAAGCCGCCTACGCGGAGAAGATCCAAAAACTCCGCAAAGAAGCCGACGTTGTCGTacccccaacgcccccaccatcaccacaatcCCCATTATCACAACCAAACTCACCTgcacaatcaccaccacccccaccaccgcgaACCCCCTCTAAAAAACTCGACTCCTCCGGCATAaaacccctctcctccgtcctcgacctccccaaagtctcctccctcccagaaAAAGAACTCACCGCCATCTGGCGCTTTCACCACGCCTCCAAACCAAACTCCCTCTGCGCGGTGATCCCTTCAGGGACTTACTCCCAGCTCGAAGCCACCGCGCGCCAAAACCCTCACTTTGTCCTCCCCGTACCGCACCCTGACCAAGGCGCAGAAATCCACTTTGTGCAATGGACTTGGGATCCCGCGACCAATTCTTCGACTGTGTTGTTCACCCAACTAGCTGAATACAAAGCCAGGGGGGAGTTTGCCTCGCCGCATACCACCGTGACGCACTATAAGGATTTGGCAAAGGAtaagggggtggtgttgatgcaggGGACGGTCATGGAGGATAGGGGGGTTAAAGTGCAGGATGCGCAGTTTTTGGTGATGTGCTTGCAGAGGTTTtatgggggttgggatggggcGGGCGGCCAGgcggggatggagagggcggaggagaggaggaggttgctggagtggtttgggaggggggatgagaggTTTAGTGTGGAgaagttgttggaggaggcggagaggatgggcTAG
- a CDS encoding hypothetical protein (EggNog:ENOG503P4MT) — translation MFFKATFLFSLLATSLALPTGTASRNVEKRGILQVQNYSQFQVSGGVAGNALAEVNAKFPINLNNPGSVDAEDLAILKAARKTAENAETKAGGFNEAIEAAGGEKTTTGRALQNGKIKNKVLKLQLQVMIAQIEAAQGKDTAAKLADVTKKLNKNVETDQKNAGQLSTTVNFQGTSQP, via the exons ATGTTCTTCAAGGCCAccttccttttctccctcctcgccacctcTTTGGCTCTCCCCACTGGTACTGCTAGCCGCAACGTCGAGAAGAGAGGTATTCTTCAGGTCCAGAACTACTCTCAGTTCCAAGTCTCCGGCGGTGTCGCTGGCAATGCCCTCGCCGAGGTCAATGCCAAGTTTCCC ATCAATCTGAATAATCCCGGCTCCGTTGACGCCGAGGatctcgccatcctcaaggcTGCTCGCAAGACGGCCGAAAACGCCGAGACCAAGGCCGGTGGCTTCAACGAGGCCATTGAGGCGGCGGGCGGTGAGAAGACCACTACCGGCAGGGCTCTCCAGAAcggcaagatcaagaacaAGGTTCTGAAGCTGCAGCTCCAGGTTATGATTGCTCAGATTGAGGCTGCTCAGGGCAAGGACACTGCAGCGAAGCTTGCTGATGTCACCAAGAAGTTGAACAAGAATGTTGAGACTGATCAGAAGAACGCTGGCCAGCTGAGCACTACTGTTAACTTTCAGGGTACTAGCCAGCCTTAA
- a CDS encoding hypothetical protein (EggNog:ENOG503NX28; COG:S), whose translation MAGDRIAASLAANPHSDRGDKKRVVTLGNVRLRDQDTNEIILIPTPSSDPNDPLNWPQWYKYYMATVICLAMMICNFLAAGPSIAMVNITMEFFVGAHPGRNPKLFHEAVAKVAYFFTTCALMQGIGNFFWVPVANKWGRRPTYVFSYLIYFASAVWLCFERSYGGFLAGRVIMGFGAGAAETIAPITIADIFFLHERGTVMALYSSFLAVGVAIGLIISGVITIDHHWRVIFQVASALVGLVLLIAFFAFPETAYIRETPSNSDDDSSTGTPNQRSSTEKNPTATISDPESRRVGSSPLPKKASYLSTLKIFHGTITHESFFKLTVRPLGLICLPPVLWAALVEAATIGFLVAMTSNVEIAYEATYRFKSWQVGVCFVSALVGSLAGIPLGGWWGDKVADYFTKRNNGIRDPEMRLPAMIPAMITAPLGLVIFGVGIEKGLHWMVPNLGIALLNFAIVQGTNVALVYVIDAYRPVAGEITLAVMGFKSLFGFLLSFYTNTWVQQAGYMNAYGTMAAISAAVLVCWVPLYFWGKTIRHVTWGWPVIGYIHWSEDREVGE comes from the exons ATGGCTGGAGATCGTATCGCTGCCTCTTTGGCGGCCAACCCCCATAGTGATCGTGGTGACAAGAAGAGAGTTGTCACCCTCGGCAACGTTCGTCTTCGTGATCAGGACACGAACGAGATCATCCTGATCCCGACACCTTCTTCTGACCCCAATGATCCCCTCAACTG GCCACAATGGTACAAGTACTATATGGCGACTGTCATCTGCTTGGCCATGATGATTTGCAACTTTCTGGCGGCAGGGCCCTCGATTGCCAtggtcaacatcaccatggAGTTCTTCGTTGGTGCCCATCCAGGAAGAAACCCCAAGCTCTTCCACGAAGCTGTAGCCAAGGTTGCGTACTTTTTCACCACCTGTGCTCTCATGCAGGGTATTGGAAACTTTTTCTGGGTCCCTGTTGCCAACAAATGGGGACGCCGGCCGACTTATGTCTTTAGCTATTTGATCTACTTT GCCTCTGCTGTCTGGCTTTGCTTCGAGCGCTCCTACGGCGGGTTTCTTGCCGGCCGTGTCATCATGGGCTTTGGTGCCGGTGCTGCCGAGACAATcgcccccatcaccatcgccgacatcttcttcctccacgAGCGAGGTACAGTCATGGCTTTATACAGCTCCTTTCTCGCTGTCGGTGTAGCCATCGGTCTCATCATCTCAGG CGTCATCACAATCGACCACCACTGGCGTGTAATCTTCCAAGTCGCCTCCGCCCTTGtcggcctcgtcctcctcatcgcaTTCTTCGCCTTTCCCGAAACAGCCTACATTCGTGAAACCCCTTCcaacagcgacgacgactcctccaccggcacccccaaccaacGCTCCTCCACAGAAAAGAACCCAACTGCCACCATCTCCGACCCTGAGTCCCGCCGTGTTGGcagttcccccctcccaaagaaAGCCTCCTACCTCTCCACTCTCAAAATCTTCCACGGGACCATCACCCATGAGTCATTCTTCAAACTGACCGTTCGTCCCCTCGGTCTGATTTGCCTCCCCCCTGTCCTCTGGGCTGCCCTTGTTGAAGCCGCCACCATTGGGTTTCTGGTTGCTATGACATCCAATGTTGAGATCGCCTACGAAGCAACCTACAGATTCAAGTCATGGCAGGTAGGCGTCTGCTTTGTCTCTGCTTTGGTCGGTTCGCTGGCAGGTATACCGcttggtggatggtggggagaCAAAGTAGCGGATTATTTCACCAAGAGAAACAACGGGATTAGAGATCCGGAAATGAGACTGCCGGCGATGATACCTGCCATGATCACCGCGCCGTTGGGGCTGGTGAtttttggggtggggatTGAGAAGGGCTTGCATTGGATGGTGCCGAATTTGGGGATTGCGTTGT TGAATTTTGCTATTGTTCAGGGAACGAATGTGGCGCTGGTGTATGTCATTGATGCTTACCGGCCTGTGGCAGGGGAGATCACACTTGCGGTCATGGGATTCAAGAGTTTGTTTGGGTTTTTGCTGTCGTTTTATACGAATACTTGGGTGCAGCAGGCGGGCTATATGAATGCGTATGGGACGATGGCGGCgatctcggcggcggtgttggtttGCTGGGTGCCGTTGTATTTCTGGGGGAAGACGATTAGGCATGTTACTTGGGGTTGGCCGGTGATTGGGTATATTCATTGGAGTGAGGAtcgggaggttggtgagtgA
- a CDS encoding hypothetical protein (COG:A; EggNog:ENOG503NVY7), which translates to MGDFNNYGGTDEENSEIARLTADVEADTDNFENWEKLIRACESLDGGLNRNSSPQALATLRNSYDRFLLKFPLLFGYWKKYADLEFNIAGPESAEIVYERGCASITNSVDLWTEYCSFKMETTHIPHLQFCHAMPLAARLRTKQKILRALNPLDMDLLCSADDFPFAVALLFERAATHIGLDFLSHPFWDKYLEYETRQEAHDKIFDILKRVIHIPMHQYARYYERFRQLAHTRPLEELVSAEELARYRAEVEDEAVHLGLQKTELEVERDIRGKIDQFFYLTFQNTQTETTKRWTYEAEIKRPYFHVTELDHSQLANWRKYLDFEEAEGDYNRIVVLYERCMVTCALYDEMWFRYARWMAGQEGKEEEVRNIYLRAATLFVPISRPGIRLQFAYFEEVNDRVDRARAIHEAVLDILPDSVETIVSWANLERRQAGLDAAIEVLRAQIASPTVSIYTKAACVTEWATLLWKVKGSVDEARAAFSKDADAYADSRHFWQQWFDFELQQPTNSEMETKHLELVKRVFTQMCTKSRLSLSIKQELGRIYMNYLQNRGGKEAMKDFLDVDRQMFGPRSVSLAANAKDGKENGVVPELDPTSRLKAEGRFYNYYELHADPDENAQGLADFN; encoded by the exons ATGGGCGACTTTAATAATTATGGCGGAACCGATGAGGAGAATTCGGAGATTGCCCGCCTCACGGCCGACGTC GAAGCCGACACGGACAACTTTGAGAACTGGGAGAAGTTGATCCGCGCATGTGAGAGCCTTGACGGCGGTCTCAACCGGAATTCCAGTCCCCAAGCACTAGCTACACTTCGCAACTCTTACGACCGCTTCCTTCTCAAATTCCCCCTCCTGTTTGGCTACTGGAAGAAGTACGCCGACCTCGAGTTCAACATCGCTGGGCCCGAATCGGCCGAGATTGTCTACGAGAGAGGTTGcgccagcatcaccaactcgGTTGACCTCTGGACCGAATATTGCTCTTTCAAGATGGAAACGacccacatcccccacctT CAATTCTGTCATGCGATGCCGCTCGCGGCCCGCCTGCGAACCAAGCAAAAGATACTTCGAGCCCTCAACCCTCTCGACATG GATCTGCTGTGCTCAGCAGATGACTTTCCGTTCGCTGTGGCATT GCTTTTCGAGAGGGCGGCTACCCACATTGGTTTAGATTTTTTGTCGCACCCCTTTTGGGATAAATATCTGGAGTATGAAACCAGACAAGAGGCGCACGACAAGATCTTTGACATCCTCAAGCGTGTCATTCACATCCCGATGCACCAGTACGCCCGCTACTACGAGCGATTCCGCCAACTTGCTCATACCCGGCCTCTCGAAGAGCTAGTTTCAGCTGAGGAGCTGGCCCGCTATCGCGCAGAAGTTGAGGACGAAGCCGTTCACCTCGGTTTGCAGAAGACTGAGCTGGAGGTCGAACGGGATATCAGGGGCAAGATCGACCAGTTCTTCTACTTGACTTTCCAGAACACTCAAACCGAGACAACAAAGCGGTGGACATACGAAGCCGAAATCAAGCGGCCATACTTTCACGTCACGGAGCTCGACCACTCACAGCTGGCCAACTGGCGCAAGTATCTCGATTttgaagaggccgagggagaTTACAACAGAATCGTCGTGCTGTATGAGAGATGTATGGTTACCTGTGCTCTTTATGACGAGATGTGGTTCCGGTATGCGCGCTGGATGGCTGGGCAGGAGggcaaggaagaagaggttaGGAACATCTACCTTCGCGCCGCTACGCTCTTCGTACCTATCAGCCGACCTGGTATCCGACTGCAGTTTGCGTATTTCGAGGAAGTGAACGACAGAGTCGATAGAGCGCGGGCCATTCATGAAGCTGTGCTGGACATACTGCCAGACAGCGTCGAGACGATCGTTTCGTGGGCTAATCTGGAACGTCGCCAGGCTGGTTTGGACGCCGCGATAGAGGTGTTGAGGGCTCAAATCGCCTCGCCTACCGTGAGCATCTACACCAAGGCGGCCTGTGTCACTGAGTGGGCTACTTTGCTTTGGAAGGTTAAAGGATCCGTTGACGAAGCTCGTGCTGCCTTCTCCAAGGACGCTGACGCCTATGCCGACAGTCGACATTTCTGGCAACAGTGGTTTGACTTTGAGCTCCAGCAGCCCACCAACAGCGAGATGGAGACCAAGCACTTGGAGCTTGTCAAGAGGGTGTTCACCCAGATGTGCACCAAGAGCCGTCTCTCCCTCAGTATCAAACAGGAGCTTGGTCGTATTTACATGAACTACCTGCAAAATCGCGGAGGCAAGGAAGCGATGAAGGATTTCCTTGATGTCGATCGACAGATGTTTGG GCCTCGCTCAGTATCGTTGGCTGCCAATGCaaaggacggcaaggagaATGGCGTGGTCCCCGAGTTGGACCCTACAAGTCGTCTAAAGGCCGAGGGCCGCTTTTACAACTACTATGAACTGCATGCGGATCCGGATGAGAATGCCCAAGGACTGGCGGATTTCAACTAA
- a CDS encoding hypothetical protein (COG:I; EggNog:ENOG503NWZC) has protein sequence MPFKSTYPSINISENVDLWALLFSDDSPYKREFPPTKEILTCPVTGQSYTWSALRDAALAFGNGLVEKWQWKKGDVLAFYTPNSIDTPITTLGALYTGATISPSNPLYTPHELAFQLTDSNAKALITHPTCLSTAIEAVNKSNLPLDRILLLGPERSHPQFQHYTSLFVSRTNPQPPVPISPKTDLAFLVYSSGTTGLPKGVPITHFNTLSNLLQASSTEGRQFPWETSVQLAILPFFHIYGLTCCVLLSILSGWRLVILPRFDMLQVLKAIERYKVSFMYVPPPVILAFSQHPDVGKYDLSSLRVLHSGAAPLGRELIRKVWERVKVPVKQGYGLSETNAVVCCQEIGDWERRMGSVGRLMPNMEGMLVGEDGREVAETGGEGELWLRGPNVFGGYWKKEGQEGVFGVDDRGGKGWFKTGDVVKVDGEGNFWVVERVKELIKYNGYPVPPAELEGILLTHPDVLDACVIGFEDKSLATEVPRAYVVVREGVGRIPTKSQELVDHVTKQVAPHKKLRGGVHFVDQVPKSPSGKVLRRIMRDQAKKDARRSGSKL, from the exons ATGCCCTTCAAGTCAACCTACCCCTCTATCAATATCTCGGAGAATGTTGATCTGTGGGCCCTCCTTTTCAGCGATGATTCCCCTTACAAACGAGAGTTTCCCCCTACGAAGGAGATATTGACATGTCCTGTAACCGGGCAGTCATACACCTGGTCTGCTCTGCGGGATGCAGCACTGGCGTTTGGGAATGGGCTGGTTGAGAAGtggcagtggaagaagggggatgtgTTGGCGTTCTATACCCCCAATTCTATCGAC ACCCCCATAACAACCCTCGGCGCTCTCTACACCGgcgccaccatctccccctccaaccccctctaCACCCCACACGAGCTCGCCTTCCAGCTCACCGACTCCAACGCCAAAgccctcatcacccaccccacctGTCTATCGACTGCAATCGAAGCCGTCAACAAATCTAACCTCCCCCTTGATCGGATCTTGCTTTTAGGACCGGAGAGATCCCACCCCCAATTCCAGCACTACACCTCCCTGTTTGTATCCCGTaccaatccccaaccccccgtcCCTATCTCCCCAAAAACAGACCTCGCATTCCTGGTCTACTCCTCCGGCACGACTGGTCTGCCCAAAGGCGTCCCAATAACCCacttcaacaccctctccaatCTATTAcaagcctcctccaccgagGGCAGGCAGTTCCCCTGGGAGACGTCTGTTCAGCTGGCCATCTTGCCATTCTTCCACATCTACGGCTTGACATGCTGCGTGCTGTTATCAATCCTCTCTGGTTGGCGGCTGGTGATCCTCCCCCGATTTGATATGCTCCAAGTGTTGAAGGCTATTGAGCGGTATAAAGTCAGCTTCATGTACGTCCCCCCACCGGTGATCCTCGCCTTTTCACAGCACCCCGACGTTGGGAAATATGATCTTTCCAGCTTGAGAGTCTTGCACTCGGGGGCTGCgccgttggggagggagctgaTCAGAaaggtttgggagagggtgaaggtgcCGGTGAAGCAGGGGTATGGGTTGAGTGAGACGAACGCGGTGGTTTGTTGCCAGGAGATTGGGGATTGGgaaaggaggatggggtctgtggggaggttgatgccgAATATGGAGGggatgttggttggggaggatgggagggaggtggctgagacggggggggaaggggagttgtggttgagggggcCGAATGTGTTTGGGGGTTATTGGAAAAAGGAGGGACaggagggggtttttggtGTGGATGAtaggggtgggaaggggtggtttaagacgggggatgtggtgaaggtggatggggaggggaatttttgggtggtggagagggtgaaggagttGATCAAGTATA ATGGATATCCTGTCCCGCCGGCAGAGTTGGAAGGGATACTACTCACTCATCCCGATGTGTTGGATGCTTGCGTCATTGGTTTCGAAGACAAGAGCCTAGCTACAGAGGTGCCGAGAGCATATGTTGTTGTcagggaaggggttggtcGCATTCCAACCAAGAGTCAGGAATTGGTCGACCATGTAACAAAACAAGTCGCTCCCCACAAGAAACTCCGAGGAGGCGTCCATTTCGTCGACCAGGTCCCCAAGTCACCCAGCGGCAAGGTCCTCAGGCGGATCATGAGAGATCAGGCCAAAAAGGATGCCCGACGATCGGGCTCAAAGTTGTGA
- the CCP1 gene encoding heme peroxidase (EggNog:ENOG503NW1F; COG:E; CAZy:AA2) yields MASATRTFARALRTSARPAINAAPRAAFRQSARFYSAKPTGGSSSNGLLYGLAGAGLLGGGAFYLYSNDSNVAPKLFVPKFEDYQKVYNEIASRLEEKEDYDDGSYGPVLVRLAWHASGTYDKETGTGGSNGATMRFSPESDHGANAGLKAARDFLEPVKAKFPWITYSDLWILAGVCAIQEMMGPTIPYRAGRQDRDVAACTPDGRLPDAAQAQDHLRNIFYRMGFNDQEIVALCGAHALGRCHTDRSGYSGPWTFSPTVLTNDYYKLLLEEKWQWKKWNGPKQYEDKKTQTLMMLPADMAIIQDKKFKEWVKVYAADNDKFFEDFSAVVKKLFELGVPFKEGTETWTFKPVNA; encoded by the exons ATGGCCTCTGCTACTCGCACCTTCGCCCGCGCTCTGCGCACCTCTGCTCGCCCGGCTATCAACGCCGCTCCCCGCGCCGCTTTCCGCCAGAGCGCCCGCTTCTACTCCGCCAAGCCCACCGGTGGCAGCTCCAGCAACGGCCTCCTCTACGGCCTTGCCGGTGCCGGTCTcctcggcggtggtgctttCTACCTCTACAGCAACGACAGCAACGTCGCCCCCAAGCTGTTCGTCCCCAAGTTCGAGGACTACCAGAAGGTGTACAACGAGATTGCCAGCCGtcttgaggagaaggaggactACGATGATGGCAGCTACGGCCCCGTTCTCGTCCGTCTCGCTTGGCACGCCAGCGGTACCTACGATAAGGAGACCGGCACTGGTGGCAGCAACGGCGCCACTATGCGCTTCTCTCCCGAGAGTGACCACGGTGCAAACGCTGGTCTCAAGGCTGCTCGTGACTTCCTTGAGCCTGTGAAGG CCAAGTTCCCCTGGATCACCTACTCCGATCTTTGGATTCTTGCCGGTGTTTGCGCCATCCAGGAGATGATGggccccaccatcccctaCCGTGCCGGCCGCCAGGACCGTGACGTCGCTGCCTGCACTCCTGATGGCCGTCTTCCCGATGCCGCTCAGGCCCAGGACCACCTCCGAAACATCTTCTACCGCATGGGCTTCAACGACCAGGAGATCGTCGCTCTCTGCGGTGCCCACGCTCTCGGCCGCTGCCACACCGACCGCTCCGGCTACTCGGGCCCCTGGACCTTCTCCCCTACCGTCCTGACCAACGACTACTacaagcttctccttgaggaGAAGTggcagtggaagaagtgGAACGGCCCCAAGCAGTATGAGGACAAGAAGACCCAGACCCTCATGATGCTTCCCGCCGACATGGCCATCATCCAGGACAAGAAGTTCAAGGAGTGGGTCAAGGTTTACGCCGCCGACAACGACAAGTTTTTCGAGGACTTCTCCGCCGTCGTCAAGAAGCTTTTTGAGCTTGGTGTTCCCTTCAAGGAGGGCACTGAGACCTGGACCTTCAAGCCCGTCAACGCCTAA